TCTGCTCGAGCGGAAAAACTCGGCAaagtcattcaaaaaaaaaaaaacaaacccaaaactCTGCTGAGACTTAGACACAGTGGATGAACTAAAACCCTCAGCGGTCGCTGGgttctcctctcttttcctctcctctctttctttatctttctcttttcctctctgtgacaAACTCTGACAAATGAAGGCATGGAGTTTGTCACTGAAAGACAAATTTACTGACGCAAAATATAAAGTGTGTGTAGACATTCAAGTGGAACTCAGTGAGTGTAATTTAATCCACCAGCGTTAAAACattagaataaagtcgtaatctttggAGAATAATTTTGTGATGTTAGGAGAATAATGTcaatattacaattttattcttGTCTTTTGTACGacttttttaagtttattctcagaagattgttttattttcacccaAATATTCACTTCTGCTATTGAATcaattcatttcttttattttgaacaagGAAAACAGCAAATACAAATGAAGAATTAGTGATTTTCCGTTATACTAGTGAACCATGTTCGTTACTACACATGCAAACATTACACTATGTACTGTCGTTATGTTGATTCTTAAGTATTGTTCTATTATTGTTacagaaaacactgagactGGAAAATTCTGCTTTAAATAAACTCCTCTTTCTACAAAGGTGAACTGAAGATCGCGATCACTTTCAAAATCCAACAAAtgtgactgaaaaacacaattatatcgtatataataaaacatcacCAGAGTTTCCAAAGGAACCGCTGCGACctggaaagaaaggaaggacgaggtttaattaaaaaaaaaagaaaaatgacttgtATAACAAAATATATAGAGAGCTTATCAACATCATagtctgaaataaaaaataaaaatgaacactcACCTTTATATGATCGGATAAACACTAGACATACCACTCTTCAGAAATTTCAATTCctaaaagaaaataagagaaATTTGCGTATatagatttgtttattttttaataaatgaaatatataaTCCTGCTGATTTGAGGTCATGGTTGCggtttttgttcatcttggaCTATAAcgtcttcccaccaagtttcagttaattcggtggaactcaattttgcctctgttttcaccttagggggcgctataaaGTCCAGGAACTAtgctaatattttttttgatgtCAGTACGATAAACGCACTCggacgagtttgttcatttacgaaGCACGCAAATCGCTGGAAGATGGACCAAGGCTCTATAGCGCCACCTAAGGcgaaacgtggatggagcacgccaagattaagttgcaccaaatgtcacgaaacttggtgggaacttgtCACAGCCTCAGAGGAACAAAAAAGTGAattgggaccatggcctcaacttaacaggaagtcggccacgGAACTGCAACCCCATGCGAGGGGCCCTTTGTTCTTGTTGTAGTTCTTACCTTGGTTGTCTCCTTCACAAGTTATTATCTTTTTTCGGCCCATCTTGTAAAGACTGATGTATTCAGGGTCACCCTTTGGCACGGCCTTCATTGAGAAAAATTGCCAccagggggagggagggagagaggggtaTGTTAACGATGTTTGCACTGTTCAACCTTGACATGTGAAATTATGATTCCAATAACACAGTTCTTTACCACAATATCTTACTCACATCTGCAATGCACTTCTCTTGACGGGGAGGACGTTCGTCTGTCAATTCACAATGAGGATTCCTTTTGCAGTATTCAAAGACGACGaccgtgatgatgatgacaatgatgaccATGGCTGAAGTAACCACTGCTACTGCTATCACGACAGATGTTGCACTGTTTGGTGCCGGCAGGGCGATGACGTGTGGTTCGAGTCCTCGCTCTCTGACAGCGATGGGAGTAAGAACTGCTGTTGTCAGAATGACTTCACAGTATTCCCCTTTACTTACAGGGTTCTCAACAGTGCAGCGGTAGGTTCCAAAGTCAGTTTTCTTTACTTCTTTAATATACAGGTCACCTTGAAGTCCATAGAAAGATGCAGGTTGAGGAAGCCTTCTATTTCCAGTCATTCTTTCCCATCTGAACTTTCGGGGTAGGATGTCTGGGGAGATCCTGCATGTCAAAATCAGTTCTTTGCCCTCTTCAACATCACCGTAGAGTCCACATACTGGTGTAGGTAGCTTCTCCATAACCTTCAGCACAAATTTCTTGCTTTGGATTTGAGTCATTGCTTTGATCGCACATTGGTAAGTACCTGTGTCTGTAAGCGCAAGGTCATTTAACATCAATGAAGCATCACCATCCTGGGGATTTGGAGAGGAAAAACGAACCCTGTCCTGGATGccatttttgtgatattttgcaTCTCCAAAAAATGAGATCAGGAGGTCCTTGTCATCTTGTCCATATCTCGGCCCAAAGAGCCATTCGATCGTCAACTGATCCAAATCCTCAGGAGTAACCATGAAATGACATTCAAGGGTGACATTTTCACCTCGAGCTGCATAGTACTTTGATGATGTGTTAAGTTTAGGCATGGGGACGTGACCTAAAACTCCTGATCTCGTGACTGAAGCGACCACTGTGGTTGCTTCCATGTTTGGTGGTCCTGTGGTCTGAGATTCTGTCTGAGGGATGTGACGAGAGGCTCCTCCCATGTCTGTGACTGAAGCGACCGCTGGGGTTGCGTCCGTGTTTGGTGGTCCTGTGGTCTGAGATTCTGTCTGAGGGATGTGACGAGAGCCTCCTCCCATGTCTGTGACTGAAGCAACCACTGTGGTCACGTTCATGTTTGGTGGTCCTGTGGTCTGAGGTTTTGGTTGGAGAATTACTTCACAGTATTCCCCTAGACTTACAGGGTTCTCAACAGTGCAGCGGTAGGTTCCAAAGTCAGTGTCCTTTACTTCTCTAATATACATGTAACTTTGATGTCCATAGATAGCTGCAGATGGAGGAAGCTTTCTATTTCCAGTCATTTTTTCCCATCTAAACCTTTGGTGTGCGACGTACTCTGACATCCTGCATGTCAAAACCAGTTCTTTGCTTTCTTTGCCAAAGTGACCACATACTGGTGTAGGTAGCTTCTCCATAACCCTCAGCACAAATTGCCTGCTTTGGATTTGAGTCATTGCTTTCACCGTACATTGGTAAGTACCTGTGTCTGTAAGCGCAAGGTCATTAAACGTCAATGAAGCATCACCACCCTGGGGATTTAGAGATGAAAAATGAACCCTGTCCTGGATGccatttttgtgatattttgtaTCTCCAAAAAATGAGATCAGGAGGTCCTTGTCATCTTCTCCATATCTAGGCTCAAAGAACCATTCGATCATCAACTGATCCAAATCCTCAGTACCAACCGGGAAATGGCATTTAATGGTGACATTTTCACCTCGAACTGCATAGTGGTACGTCAGTGATTTTCTGGCAAAATTCCGTCCACGGGTGGATGTCAATACAGTTGAAAGGATGAGAATAGGCCAAAGCCATCGGGTGCTTTCAGGGCGCTTCATCGTGGCACCTCTATCCATGCTTCTCCCACAGTGCAGTGATGGGAAAACGGGAGTAAGCACGTTAATGGCAAAGCAACACTTATTTTTGTATCTTTACATGAAAGG
The nucleotide sequence above comes from Solea senegalensis isolate Sse05_10M linkage group LG3, IFAPA_SoseM_1, whole genome shotgun sequence. Encoded proteins:
- the LOC122766018 gene encoding coxsackievirus and adenovirus receptor homolog, with amino-acid sequence MYIREVKDTDFGTYRCTVENPVSLGEYCEVILQPKPQTTGPPNMNVTTVVASVTDMGGGSRHIPQTESQTTGPPNTDATPAVASVTDMGGASRHIPQTESQTTGPPNMEATTVVASVTRSGVLGHVPMPKLNTSSKYYAARGENVTLECHFMVTPEDLDQLTIEWLFGPRYGQDDKDLLISFFGDAKYHKNGIQDRVRFSSPNPQDGDASLMLNDLALTDTGTYQCAIKAMTQIQSKKFVLKVMEKLPTPVCGLYGDVEEGKELILTCRISPDILPRKFRWERMTGNRRLPQPASFYGLQGDLYIKEVKKTDFGTYRCTVENPVSKGEYCEVILTTAVLTPIAVRERGLEPHVIALPAPNSATSVVIAVAVVTSAMVIIVIIITVVVFEYCKRNPHCELTDERPPRQEKCIADAVPKGDPEYISLYKMGRKKIITCEGDNQGIEISEEWYV